From a single Nocardioides sp. dk884 genomic region:
- a CDS encoding response regulator transcription factor: MARILIVEDEARIASFVAKGLRAEGHLATVVGDGPGGLDRALSGDFDLMVLDIGLPGMDGFAVLEQLRAQGSRMPVIVLTARDSVTDTVSALEGGADDYMPKPFRFAELIARVRLRLRQAQPGGEAGARDTVDAGGLRLDLRTRRATVAGRQVDLSAREFSLAEIFMLNPGQVLSREQLLDHVWGLDFDPGSNVVDVYVGYLRRKFGAARIETVRGMGYRFVSAP; encoded by the coding sequence GTGGCCCGCATCCTGATCGTCGAGGACGAGGCGCGCATCGCGTCCTTCGTCGCCAAGGGCCTGCGCGCCGAGGGCCATCTGGCCACCGTCGTCGGCGACGGCCCCGGCGGGCTGGACCGCGCCCTGAGCGGGGACTTCGACCTGATGGTCCTCGACATCGGGCTGCCCGGGATGGACGGCTTCGCCGTGCTCGAGCAGCTGCGCGCCCAGGGCTCACGGATGCCCGTGATCGTGCTCACCGCACGGGACTCGGTGACCGACACCGTGTCGGCGTTGGAGGGCGGCGCCGACGACTACATGCCGAAGCCGTTCCGCTTCGCCGAGCTCATCGCCCGGGTGCGGCTGCGCCTGCGCCAGGCCCAGCCGGGCGGCGAGGCCGGCGCCCGCGACACGGTGGACGCCGGCGGACTGCGCCTCGACCTGCGCACCCGCCGCGCCACCGTCGCCGGGCGCCAGGTCGACCTGTCCGCCCGGGAGTTCTCCCTCGCCGAGATCTTCATGCTCAACCCCGGCCAGGTGCTGTCGCGCGAGCAGCTCCTCGACCACGTCTGGGGCCTCGACTTCGACCCCGGCTCCAACGTCGTCGACGTGTACGTCGGCTACCTGCGCCGCAAGTTCGGCGCGGCCCGCATCGAGACCGTGCGGGGCATGGGCTACCGCTTCGTCAGCGCACCTTGA
- a CDS encoding AMP-binding protein codes for MIVPFSVSDFIDRAEGVYADRVGVVDEPDQPAPSQGTLTYAEIGELARRQAARLDELGIGFGERVAVVSHNSARLLTSFFGVAGFGRVLVPVNFRLRPEEVQYIVEQSGARVLYVDPEIDEALASVTCEHRFVLGNDDDLYAPPGAEPRPWEPDENATACINYTSGTTARPKGVQITHRNIWVNATTFAMHAGVSDRDVYLHTLPQFHANGWGMPFAATGLGVKQVVIRKIDGAEILRRVEEHGVTFMCAAPAVVAAVLEAAQTWEGPIPGRDKVRIIVAGAPPPTRTVARVEEELGWEFIQIYGLTETSPLLTINRSRQEWDHLSTEERAAKLVRAGAPALGVRLALGPDHEVLARSNVVLEGYWEKPEETAAALADGWFHTGDGGTIDAEGYLTIKDRKKDVIITGGENVSSIEVEDVLFSHPAVAEVAVIGVPDEKWGETIMALVVLAPGEQVTEADLIAWCKERAASYKAPTAVEFRTDLARTATGKLQKFKLRAPYWEGRDRQVN; via the coding sequence GTGATCGTCCCGTTCAGTGTGTCCGACTTCATCGACCGTGCGGAGGGCGTGTACGCCGACCGCGTCGGCGTGGTGGACGAGCCCGACCAGCCCGCGCCCTCGCAGGGCACGCTCACCTACGCCGAGATCGGCGAGCTCGCCCGCCGGCAGGCCGCGCGGCTCGACGAGCTCGGGATCGGGTTCGGGGAGCGGGTGGCGGTGGTGAGCCACAACAGCGCCCGGCTGCTGACCTCGTTCTTCGGGGTCGCGGGGTTCGGCCGGGTGCTCGTGCCGGTGAACTTCCGGCTGCGGCCCGAGGAGGTCCAGTACATCGTCGAGCAGTCCGGTGCCCGGGTGCTCTACGTCGACCCCGAGATCGACGAGGCACTCGCCTCGGTCACCTGTGAGCACCGCTTCGTGCTGGGGAACGACGACGACCTCTACGCCCCGCCCGGCGCCGAGCCGCGGCCGTGGGAGCCGGACGAGAACGCCACGGCGTGCATCAACTACACCTCCGGCACGACCGCCCGGCCCAAGGGCGTGCAGATCACCCACCGCAACATCTGGGTCAACGCCACGACGTTCGCGATGCACGCCGGCGTGAGCGACCGTGACGTGTACCTGCACACGCTCCCGCAATTTCATGCGAACGGTTGGGGGATGCCGTTCGCGGCCACCGGCCTCGGCGTCAAGCAGGTGGTGATCCGCAAGATCGACGGCGCGGAGATCCTGCGGCGCGTCGAGGAGCACGGCGTGACCTTCATGTGCGCGGCGCCGGCAGTGGTGGCCGCGGTGCTGGAGGCCGCCCAGACCTGGGAGGGGCCGATCCCCGGCCGCGACAAGGTCCGCATCATCGTGGCCGGCGCGCCGCCGCCCACGCGGACCGTCGCACGGGTGGAGGAGGAGCTGGGCTGGGAGTTCATCCAGATCTACGGGCTCACCGAGACCTCCCCGCTGCTCACCATCAACCGCTCGCGCCAGGAGTGGGACCACCTCAGCACCGAGGAGCGAGCCGCCAAGCTGGTGCGCGCCGGGGCGCCGGCCCTCGGCGTACGACTCGCGCTCGGGCCGGACCACGAGGTGCTGGCCCGCTCGAACGTCGTGCTCGAGGGCTACTGGGAGAAGCCGGAGGAGACCGCGGCGGCGCTCGCGGACGGCTGGTTCCACACCGGCGACGGCGGCACGATCGATGCGGAGGGCTACCTCACGATCAAGGACCGCAAGAAGGACGTGATCATCACCGGCGGCGAGAACGTCTCCTCGATCGAGGTCGAGGACGTGCTGTTCTCCCACCCGGCGGTCGCCGAGGTCGCGGTGATCGGCGTGCCCGACGAGAAGTGGGGCGAGACGATCATGGCCCTGGTCGTCCTCGCGCCCGGCGAGCAGGTCACCGAGGCCGACCTGATCGCCTGGTGCAAGGAGCGGGCCGCGAGCTACAAGGCCCCGACCGCCGTGGAGTTCCGCACCGACCTGGCCCGCACCGCCACCGGCAAGCTGCAGAAGTTCAAGCTGCGCGCGCCGTACTGGGAGGGCCGCGACCGCCAGGTCAACTGA
- a CDS encoding ATP-binding protein: MTSTTGTGTTTTEHPASRPDARLRRSGVSVRARITFTVALLVGLTLGGAGLIVYLVESQRIEAQTTEEVEQELDEFDLLSREGVDPQTGAPFASVKDVLVLFMERNVPDDDELLVGWVGDRPVVRSPADPLAEDPAFQAAARPLVRDGGSARLETSESEILIASQPLTRGRERGALLVVIKLAEDRAELIDTMRTYAVVSLLSMLLITAFAFWQAGRLLAPLRTLRETADELGATDLSRRIPESGNDDITALTRTVNSMLARLDSAFARQREFLDDAGHELKTPLTVLRGHLELLDVGSPQDVAETKELLLDEVDRMSRLVGDLILLAKSDRPDFVRLAPVDLAALTDDVAAKARGLGERHWVVDSRAEGTAYADAQRLTQAVLALCDNAIKHTGPGDTIAVGSARDASGLHWWVRDTGPGVPEADRERIFERFGRSTVPADDEGFGLGLSIVRAIAQAHGGTVALDPTWTEGTKVVLTVPTRTRTQHPEVPAWPAS; this comes from the coding sequence ATGACCTCGACGACCGGGACGGGGACGACGACGACTGAGCACCCGGCCTCGCGCCCGGACGCCCGACTGCGCAGGTCGGGCGTCTCCGTGCGCGCCCGCATCACCTTCACCGTGGCGCTGCTGGTCGGCCTGACCCTCGGCGGCGCCGGCCTCATCGTCTACCTGGTGGAGAGCCAGCGCATCGAGGCGCAGACCACCGAGGAGGTCGAGCAGGAGCTCGACGAGTTCGACCTGCTGAGCCGCGAGGGCGTCGACCCGCAGACCGGCGCGCCGTTCGCGTCGGTCAAGGACGTCCTGGTGCTGTTCATGGAGCGCAACGTCCCCGACGACGACGAGCTGCTCGTCGGCTGGGTCGGCGACCGTCCGGTGGTGCGCTCCCCCGCGGACCCGCTGGCCGAGGACCCCGCGTTCCAGGCCGCGGCGCGCCCACTGGTGAGGGACGGCGGCAGCGCCCGGCTGGAGACCTCCGAGAGCGAGATCCTGATCGCCAGCCAGCCGCTGACCCGCGGACGCGAGCGCGGCGCGCTGCTGGTGGTGATCAAGCTCGCCGAGGACCGTGCGGAGCTGATCGACACGATGCGCACCTACGCCGTGGTCTCGCTGCTGTCGATGCTGCTGATCACGGCGTTCGCGTTCTGGCAGGCCGGCCGCCTGCTGGCGCCGCTGCGCACGCTGCGCGAGACCGCCGACGAGCTGGGCGCCACCGACCTGTCGCGCCGCATCCCCGAGTCCGGCAACGACGACATCACCGCACTGACCCGCACCGTCAACAGCATGCTGGCGCGCCTGGACTCCGCGTTCGCCCGCCAGCGCGAGTTCCTCGACGACGCCGGTCACGAGCTCAAGACACCCCTGACCGTGCTGCGCGGACACCTCGAGCTCCTCGATGTCGGCAGCCCCCAGGACGTGGCCGAGACCAAGGAGCTCCTGCTCGACGAGGTGGACCGGATGTCGCGACTGGTCGGCGACCTGATCCTGCTCGCCAAGAGCGACCGTCCGGACTTCGTCCGGCTCGCGCCGGTGGACCTCGCTGCGCTCACCGACGACGTGGCCGCCAAGGCCCGCGGGCTCGGCGAGCGGCACTGGGTCGTCGACTCCCGCGCCGAGGGCACGGCGTACGCCGACGCGCAGCGGCTGACCCAGGCCGTGCTCGCCCTGTGCGACAACGCCATCAAGCACACCGGGCCCGGCGACACCATCGCCGTCGGCTCGGCGCGCGACGCCTCCGGGCTGCACTGGTGGGTACGCGACACCGGCCCGGGCGTCCCCGAGGCGGACCGCGAGAGGATCTTCGAGCGCTTCGGCCGCAGCACGGTCCCGGCCGACGACGAGGGCTTCGGCCTCGGCCTGTCCATCGTCCGCGCCATCGCCCAGGCCCACGGCGGCACGGTGGCGCTGGACCCGACCTGGACGGAGGGGACCAAGGTGGTCCTGACCGTCCCCACCCGCACCCGCACCCAGCACCCGGAGGTCCCCGCGTGGCCCGCATCCTGA